A genome region from Natranaeroarchaeum sulfidigenes includes the following:
- a CDS encoding DUF7577 domain-containing protein, translating into MISVETVPTWVLAYAGIFVLMHLLVGYYLYRRSDGLPVDKNTPAQTDPAVDATRSESGGDIDDEPVVHCGFCHTENEPEYRYCRNCVQELSSMVDTSISKGAPEERESL; encoded by the coding sequence ATGATATCCGTCGAGACGGTTCCGACGTGGGTGCTCGCGTACGCCGGCATCTTCGTGCTGATGCACCTGCTCGTCGGCTACTACCTCTACCGCCGCTCCGACGGACTGCCGGTCGATAAAAATACCCCAGCACAGACGGATCCGGCCGTAGACGCCACCCGATCCGAGTCCGGAGGCGACATTGACGACGAGCCAGTGGTCCACTGTGGTTTCTGTCACACCGAGAACGAACCGGAATATCGGTACTGTCGGAACTGTGTGCAGGAACTGTCCAGTATGGTCGACACCTCGATCTCGAAGGGTGCACCCGAAGAGCGAGAGAGCCTGTGA
- a CDS encoding CPBP family intramembrane glutamic endopeptidase, with translation MSDWNEDGDDWGVDDDPPEDGDGWGVDDPPEDGNDWHTTDSDDPNTDGFVGDTTGDDDIQSDGDGDRSLLRITAVSIGLVIGAFLIGTVTAVIILVALQGVGVPVFEDLVLLSVISTVTLQGIGMLGISAWYMSRQGYGLEFIRLRMPTLREVGWVFGGILGAFAASIGVQSALAALGYEGSEHEVVEMATANPEILLVMIPLSFLLIGPGEELLFRGLIQTKFVNRSGVLPGLVLASVLFAVVHIPAYGGFDSMPTIIGLFFISLVLGGLYEYTENLFVPIVIHGAFNAIQFGALYVVLTTDGEMPATVASLLATIPF, from the coding sequence ATGTCAGACTGGAACGAGGATGGCGACGACTGGGGAGTCGACGACGACCCACCGGAGGACGGCGATGGCTGGGGGGTCGATGACCCGCCCGAGGACGGTAACGACTGGCACACAACTGACAGTGACGACCCAAACACCGACGGTTTTGTCGGGGACACGACCGGCGACGACGATATCCAGTCGGACGGTGATGGAGACAGGTCGTTACTCCGTATCACCGCCGTCTCGATCGGACTGGTAATCGGGGCGTTCCTGATCGGAACCGTCACGGCAGTGATTATACTTGTCGCATTACAGGGTGTCGGCGTCCCGGTGTTCGAAGATCTTGTCCTGTTATCAGTGATCTCGACGGTCACTCTGCAGGGAATCGGTATGCTCGGGATTTCGGCATGGTATATGTCCCGTCAGGGATACGGACTCGAGTTCATTCGGCTCCGGATGCCGACACTCCGGGAGGTCGGCTGGGTCTTCGGAGGGATTCTCGGCGCGTTCGCGGCTTCGATCGGCGTCCAGAGCGCACTGGCGGCGCTTGGCTACGAGGGATCCGAACACGAAGTCGTCGAAATGGCGACCGCCAATCCCGAGATACTGCTTGTGATGATCCCGCTTTCGTTCCTGTTGATCGGCCCAGGCGAGGAGCTGCTCTTTCGCGGACTCATCCAGACGAAGTTCGTCAATCGTTCCGGGGTCTTGCCAGGCCTCGTTCTCGCGAGCGTGCTGTTCGCAGTCGTCCACATTCCGGCCTACGGCGGTTTCGACAGTATGCCGACGATCATCGGACTGTTCTTCATCAGTCTCGTGCTCGGCGGCCTGTACGAGTACACCGAGAACCTCTTCGTGCCCATCGTAATCCATGGGGCATTCAACGCCATCCAGTTTGGCGCACTCTACGTCGTCCTGACGACTGACGGCGAGATGCCAGCGACGGTCGCGAGTCTACTGGCTACCATCCCGTTCTAG
- a CDS encoding DUF7535 family protein, with translation MTRSATPPRDVSGRADMTTVGYIIAGGVLLLLFPLLPFIALAWLLSRWLGTEPRAEKA, from the coding sequence ATGACGCGATCAGCGACGCCGCCACGGGATGTATCCGGGCGAGCAGATATGACTACCGTCGGCTACATCATCGCTGGCGGTGTACTACTCCTGTTGTTCCCGCTGTTACCCTTCATTGCACTCGCGTGGTTACTCAGTCGATGGCTGGGTACCGAACCGCGGGCGGAGAAAGCCTGA
- a CDS encoding CDP-2,3-bis-(O-geranylgeranyl)-sn-glycerol synthase produces the protein MNPLEIVVVAFWLMLPAYVPNNAAVLTGGGPPIDGGRTWNDKRVLGDGKTWRGTAGGILAGVGLGLLLNFLAESVSSAFAFTVPEFPLAALFALAAGAMLGDILASFLKRRTGRERGAAFPGIDQLDFVVVSLVLTALVATDWFIQWFTLPVILAVLILTPVLHVGTNIIAFKLGLKDEPW, from the coding sequence ATGAATCCACTGGAGATCGTCGTCGTTGCCTTCTGGCTGATGTTGCCCGCGTACGTCCCCAACAACGCGGCCGTGCTGACCGGCGGCGGCCCACCGATCGATGGCGGGCGAACCTGGAACGACAAGCGTGTCCTCGGTGACGGAAAAACGTGGCGGGGGACTGCGGGTGGCATCCTCGCGGGTGTTGGCCTCGGCCTCCTGTTGAATTTCCTCGCCGAAAGCGTCAGCTCGGCGTTTGCGTTCACTGTCCCCGAGTTCCCACTCGCGGCGCTGTTCGCACTGGCCGCCGGAGCGATGCTTGGCGACATTCTGGCGTCCTTCCTGAAACGCCGAACGGGGCGTGAACGCGGTGCGGCCTTCCCCGGTATCGACCAGCTGGACTTCGTCGTCGTCTCGCTCGTGCTAACCGCACTGGTCGCCACAGACTGGTTCATCCAGTGGTTCACGCTGCCGGTGATCCTCGCCGTCCTGATCCTGACGCCAGTCCTGCACGTCGGGACGAATATCATCGCGTTCAAACTCGGGCTGAAAGACGAACCGTGGTAG
- a CDS encoding proline dehydrogenase family protein: MLPPIANNFVAGETPAEALAHTREYNEHGIGVILNLLGEHYDARAEAAADRDAYLQLIEDIAAEDLQACISVKPSQIGLDVDPEYFETNLTAIVEHATLRDVFVWVDMEDHTTTDTTIDAFEPLAREHGTVGLCLQANLQRTREDLERLVDVPGKLRLVKGAYDEPADISYSRKERVNAEYRELLRYAFEHRESGVAVGSHDPAMIEHAQELHERHGTDFEIQMLMGVRESAQIDLAEDCTVWQYAPYGDRWLSYFYRRVMERKENALFAARAVLGRS; this comes from the coding sequence ATGCTCCCGCCGATTGCGAACAACTTCGTCGCCGGAGAGACCCCCGCCGAAGCACTTGCTCACACCCGCGAGTACAACGAACACGGCATCGGCGTGATCCTCAACCTGCTCGGCGAGCACTACGATGCGCGCGCTGAGGCGGCCGCGGATCGGGACGCGTATCTCCAGCTGATAGAGGATATCGCGGCGGAGGATCTGCAGGCCTGTATCTCGGTCAAGCCCTCGCAGATAGGTCTCGACGTCGATCCAGAGTACTTCGAGACGAACCTCACAGCGATCGTCGAGCACGCCACACTGCGGGACGTGTTCGTCTGGGTCGATATGGAGGATCATACGACCACCGATACCACTATTGACGCATTCGAACCGCTTGCCCGCGAACACGGAACGGTGGGGCTCTGTTTGCAGGCAAACCTGCAACGGACCCGCGAGGATCTCGAACGACTGGTCGATGTGCCGGGAAAGCTCCGACTCGTCAAGGGGGCCTACGACGAGCCAGCCGACATCTCTTACAGTCGCAAAGAGCGCGTCAACGCGGAGTACCGCGAGCTACTCCGGTACGCCTTCGAGCACCGCGAGTCCGGTGTCGCGGTCGGTAGTCACGACCCGGCGATGATCGAGCACGCTCAGGAACTCCACGAGCGCCACGGGACCGACTTCGAGATCCAGATGCTGATGGGCGTCAGAGAATCCGCTCAGATCGATCTCGCTGAGGACTGTACGGTCTGGCAGTACGCGCCCTACGGCGATCGGTGGCTCTCATACTTTTACCGGCGCGTCATGGAGCGCAAGGAGAACGCGCTGTTCGCTGCGAGAGCGGTGCTCGGGCGATCCTGA
- a CDS encoding DUF502 domain-containing protein produces the protein MTTWKRDFGSGLVVLVPIIVTLWVVIWLAGFIAGLPFVAAIDGDLLATVGLGWLPTDLVRVIVTLLVFVLLVFAVGYLMRTALGGFAESALDDLVNRLPGLRVVYNASKMAAETALGGTDALQTPVKIEPWDDMRLTAFKTGKQTSDGREILFMPTAPNITTGFVIEVEPEDIQEVDERVEEALTRLLSAGFGDSNGNGPGRQSIGGIPIDVQEAADTEYGRLDPRRVSRDQEDKQGSDNRKHEDSTDVTIESDE, from the coding sequence ATGACAACATGGAAACGGGACTTCGGGAGCGGTCTCGTCGTCCTGGTTCCGATCATCGTCACGCTCTGGGTGGTTATCTGGTTGGCCGGGTTCATCGCCGGGCTTCCGTTCGTCGCCGCCATCGACGGTGACCTGCTCGCGACTGTGGGGCTGGGTTGGCTTCCGACTGACCTGGTGCGAGTCATCGTAACCCTGCTCGTGTTCGTGTTACTGGTGTTTGCAGTGGGGTATCTGATGCGGACCGCACTCGGGGGATTCGCCGAGAGCGCACTCGACGATCTGGTGAACCGTCTCCCGGGTCTTCGCGTCGTCTATAACGCCTCGAAGATGGCGGCCGAGACGGCACTGGGCGGGACCGACGCCCTTCAGACCCCGGTCAAGATAGAACCGTGGGACGATATGCGTCTCACCGCGTTTAAAACCGGCAAGCAGACCAGCGACGGCCGGGAGATCCTCTTCATGCCGACCGCGCCGAACATCACTACTGGCTTCGTCATCGAGGTCGAACCCGAGGACATCCAGGAGGTCGATGAGCGCGTCGAGGAGGCGCTGACACGACTGCTGAGCGCTGGCTTCGGTGATTCCAACGGGAACGGGCCAGGAAGACAGAGTATCGGTGGGATCCCGATCGATGTACAGGAGGCGGCCGACACCGAGTACGGTCGGCTCGATCCGCGGCGGGTGTCGAGAGATCAGGAGGACAAACAGGGGTCCGACAACCGCAAACACGAAGACAGTACCGACGTGACGATCGAGTCCGACGAATAA
- a CDS encoding branched-chain amino acid transaminase, translating into MGFDEMDVDTIWMDGEFVDWEDAQIHVLTHGLHYGTGIFEGVRCYDTEDGPALFRWDAHLDRFYESGKPYEMEIEHDREELTEATMELIRRQDLESCYIRPIAFYGYNSLGVSPKDCPTRTAIACWPWGTYLGEDALENGVEVMVSSWRKHSSSQIPTNAKTTGLYVNSMLAGEEARRNGFTEAIVLDKEGYVAEGPGENIFLVRDGELYTPALSQSILDGITRQSVIEVARDLGYTVHDQATIGRGELHTADELFFTGTAAEVTPIRQVDNVEIGSGTRGPVTEEIQQEFFDMLESPPEKYDDWFTYV; encoded by the coding sequence ATGGGATTTGACGAGATGGACGTCGACACCATCTGGATGGACGGCGAGTTCGTGGACTGGGAGGACGCCCAGATCCACGTGCTCACACACGGACTGCACTACGGTACTGGCATCTTCGAGGGTGTGCGATGTTACGACACCGAGGACGGCCCAGCTCTGTTTCGCTGGGATGCCCACCTCGACCGATTTTACGAGTCCGGCAAGCCCTACGAGATGGAGATCGAACACGACCGCGAGGAACTGACCGAAGCGACGATGGAGCTGATCCGCAGACAGGACCTCGAATCCTGTTACATCCGGCCGATCGCCTTCTACGGCTACAACAGCCTCGGCGTGAGTCCGAAAGACTGCCCGACCCGCACCGCCATCGCATGCTGGCCGTGGGGTACCTACCTCGGCGAGGACGCCCTCGAAAACGGCGTCGAGGTGATGGTCTCCTCGTGGCGGAAACACTCCTCCAGTCAGATCCCGACAAACGCCAAGACGACCGGGCTCTACGTCAACAGCATGCTCGCTGGGGAGGAAGCCCGCCGAAACGGCTTCACCGAGGCAATCGTGCTCGACAAGGAGGGCTACGTCGCCGAAGGCCCCGGCGAGAATATCTTCCTCGTCCGCGACGGCGAGCTGTACACGCCCGCGCTCTCCCAGTCGATCCTCGACGGCATCACGCGCCAGAGCGTCATCGAGGTCGCCCGCGATCTGGGCTACACCGTCCACGACCAGGCGACGATCGGGCGCGGCGAGTTGCACACGGCTGATGAACTGTTCTTCACCGGGACCGCCGCGGAGGTCACGCCGATCCGGCAGGTGGACAACGTCGAGATCGGCTCAGGAACGCGCGGGCCGGTGACCGAGGAGATTCAACAGGAGTTCTTCGACATGCTCGAATCGCCACCCGAGAAGTACGACGACTGGTTCACCTACGTCTAG
- a CDS encoding serpin family protein, with translation MTRERMTPARGRREVLALAGAVQGALLAGCLDGLDSPGGGMGGSIDDLPTQDLDQLVAGNDQFALDALVELIEDTPEENLFFSPYSIRAALAMTWAGARDDTETAMADALAFALDQDEQHAAFADLDAELDARSDAQDNNDGEPFTLRAVNDVWGREEYPYRDEFLDTLDEHYGAELRSVPFETDPGAARTEINEYIAEQTEDRIDELLPQNAVDASTVLVLTNAIYFHASWLHQFNEGATEPAEFTALDGETGEVEMMSQEQRFPYAEVDGHQLVDLPYVGNEVSMIVILPAEGEFEAFEEALDPATLGGLLGELSTIQGTIELPRFEYESSFALKEVLSALGMEVAFDLGSADFSGIVEDGGLAISDVWHDAFVSVDEEGTEAAAATAVGMEESAPQDTFEMTVDRPFLFCIRDRPTETLLFVGRVVDAAAAQ, from the coding sequence ATGACACGGGAGCGAATGACGCCGGCGCGCGGTCGTCGCGAGGTGCTGGCGCTGGCCGGCGCGGTACAGGGCGCGCTGCTCGCCGGGTGTCTGGACGGGCTCGATAGCCCCGGTGGGGGGATGGGTGGGAGCATCGACGATCTCCCCACTCAAGATCTGGACCAGCTCGTTGCTGGCAACGACCAGTTCGCACTGGACGCCCTCGTGGAGTTGATCGAGGACACCCCCGAGGAGAACCTCTTTTTCTCACCGTATAGCATCCGCGCCGCGCTGGCGATGACGTGGGCGGGGGCGCGCGACGACACCGAGACGGCGATGGCCGACGCACTCGCCTTCGCGCTCGATCAGGACGAACAGCATGCCGCCTTCGCGGATCTGGACGCCGAACTCGATGCCCGTTCGGACGCCCAGGATAACAACGACGGCGAGCCGTTCACGCTCCGCGCGGTCAACGACGTCTGGGGGCGCGAGGAATACCCCTATCGGGACGAGTTTCTCGACACCCTCGACGAACACTACGGCGCAGAGCTCCGTTCGGTTCCCTTCGAGACTGATCCCGGGGCTGCTCGCACCGAGATCAACGAGTACATCGCCGAGCAGACGGAAGACCGGATCGACGAGTTACTCCCGCAGAACGCCGTCGATGCCTCGACCGTCCTCGTGCTGACCAACGCGATCTACTTTCACGCGAGCTGGCTCCACCAGTTCAACGAGGGGGCGACCGAGCCCGCCGAGTTCACCGCGCTCGACGGCGAGACTGGGGAGGTCGAGATGATGTCTCAAGAACAACGGTTCCCGTACGCCGAAGTCGATGGCCACCAGCTCGTCGACCTGCCCTACGTCGGCAACGAAGTGAGCATGATCGTGATATTGCCCGCCGAGGGCGAGTTCGAGGCCTTCGAGGAGGCTCTCGATCCGGCGACGCTCGGTGGACTGCTTGGCGAGCTATCCACGATTCAGGGGACGATCGAGCTACCGCGCTTCGAGTACGAGTCCTCGTTCGCGCTCAAAGAGGTCCTCTCGGCACTCGGGATGGAAGTCGCGTTCGACCTCGGTTCGGCCGACTTCAGCGGAATCGTCGAGGACGGCGGGCTGGCGATCAGCGACGTCTGGCACGACGCCTTCGTATCGGTCGACGAGGAGGGAACTGAGGCCGCCGCGGCGACCGCGGTCGGAATGGAGGAGTCGGCACCACAGGACACCTTCGAGATGACCGTCGATCGACCGTTCCTCTTCTGTATCCGCGACCGGCCCACAGAGACGCTGCTGTTCGTCGGGCGGGTCGTCGACGCCGCGGCGGCGCAGTGA
- the pyrE gene encoding orotate phosphoribosyltransferase, which produces MANDELIAALRDADAVQYGEFELSHGGTSEYYVDKYLFETDPHCLELIAEAFAERIDDEKLAGVALGAVPLVAVTSVETGQPYVIARKQKKEYGTANLIEGHLDDGEEIVVLEDIATTGQSAVDAVEALRDAGATVDRVVVVVDRNEGGRENLAEIDVELESLVTAEELLADS; this is translated from the coding sequence ATGGCAAACGACGAACTCATTGCGGCGCTGCGGGACGCCGACGCGGTCCAGTACGGCGAGTTCGAGCTCTCTCACGGCGGGACGAGCGAGTACTACGTCGACAAGTACCTCTTCGAGACCGACCCGCACTGTCTCGAGTTGATCGCCGAAGCATTCGCTGAGCGGATCGACGATGAGAAACTCGCAGGCGTCGCGCTCGGTGCCGTCCCACTGGTCGCCGTTACCAGCGTCGAGACCGGTCAGCCTTACGTGATCGCCCGCAAGCAAAAAAAGGAGTACGGGACAGCGAATCTGATCGAGGGGCATCTCGACGACGGTGAGGAGATAGTCGTCCTCGAAGACATCGCGACGACCGGACAGAGCGCGGTCGACGCCGTAGAAGCGCTGCGCGATGCGGGTGCGACGGTCGACCGCGTGGTAGTCGTCGTCGACAGAAACGAAGGGGGGCGCGAGAACCTCGCTGAAATCGACGTCGAACTCGAATCGCTGGTGACAGCCGAGGAACTGCTGGCAGACTCCTAA
- a CDS encoding MFS transporter codes for MGRTRLFASLCGLVFLVNLARIIFAPLLDVFIAEFAIGEATAGLVVTLAWVGSASLRLPTGWLLTKVPRHHLVLVSGTILAGSSAVAATATTVPHLMIGTFLMGIASGVYFVSANPLVSELFPDRVGRVMGVHGAASQVAAVVAAPLVALTLFVNWRLSLWLIAVGAGAVTLYIYVVAGQTDLPDAGREDSDLIAGALSEWRLIGTALAIAGITVFIWQGVFNFYELYMQSKGLSRGMSSTMLTLVFAAGIPAFFVGGDLADRLPKIPYLLGIVGTFAASLFVLTTVESLPGLIAVTVVIGFVIHTLFPAVDTYVLGTLPDETRGSAYAVFSSIWMLSQSLGSYVLGVFIEGGYTYDEVFAASAVVLGASVVILFIVDRTGRLPS; via the coding sequence GTGGGTCGCACTCGACTCTTCGCCTCCCTGTGCGGGCTCGTCTTTCTCGTCAACCTCGCACGGATCATCTTCGCACCGTTGCTCGATGTCTTTATCGCGGAGTTCGCCATCGGTGAGGCCACGGCCGGGCTGGTCGTTACGCTTGCGTGGGTCGGTAGCGCCTCGCTTCGGCTGCCAACCGGCTGGTTGCTGACCAAAGTCCCACGGCATCATCTCGTGCTGGTGTCGGGGACGATCCTCGCAGGCTCGTCGGCGGTGGCGGCGACCGCAACGACGGTGCCACACCTGATGATCGGGACCTTCCTCATGGGGATCGCTTCGGGGGTCTACTTCGTTTCGGCGAACCCACTGGTGAGCGAACTGTTTCCCGACCGGGTTGGTCGGGTGATGGGGGTCCACGGCGCGGCCAGTCAGGTCGCAGCGGTCGTCGCGGCCCCGCTGGTCGCGCTGACGCTGTTCGTGAACTGGCGGCTCTCGCTGTGGCTCATCGCCGTTGGCGCGGGTGCTGTTACCCTCTATATCTACGTGGTCGCAGGTCAGACGGACCTCCCCGACGCCGGTCGGGAGGATAGCGATCTGATCGCTGGCGCGCTTTCGGAGTGGCGACTCATCGGGACAGCGCTCGCTATCGCTGGCATCACCGTCTTCATCTGGCAGGGTGTGTTCAACTTTTACGAACTCTACATGCAGTCGAAGGGGCTCTCCCGGGGCATGTCGAGCACGATGCTCACGCTGGTGTTTGCTGCGGGGATCCCCGCCTTCTTCGTCGGTGGCGATCTCGCGGATCGACTCCCAAAAATTCCCTACCTGCTTGGTATCGTCGGAACCTTCGCCGCAAGCCTGTTCGTCTTGACGACCGTCGAAAGCCTTCCTGGACTGATTGCTGTCACTGTCGTTATCGGCTTTGTCATCCACACGCTCTTCCCTGCAGTCGATACCTACGTCCTCGGGACGCTCCCCGACGAGACCCGCGGGAGCGCCTACGCGGTCTTCAGCTCCATCTGGATGCTCAGCCAGTCGCTGGGGTCGTATGTACTTGGTGTCTTCATCGAGGGGGGCTACACCTACGACGAGGTGTTCGCCGCCAGCGCGGTCGTTCTGGGTGCGAGCGTCGTCATACTGTTCATCGTCGACCGGACCGGGCGGCTGCCGAGCTGA
- a CDS encoding Gfo/Idh/MocA family protein, with protein MTLTVAGFGLGGLGQLELQLFADMDGVDVIAGADPSGKARKTFASEFDAPAYETTDELLDEHAPDIVNIASIHSVHHEQVLQALDAGAHVHVEKPMTTTVEDAVTLVDAAAASNQQVQVGYQRHFDPRFRELRECIESGMIGEPHFVDCHLEQDWVDYAKTWRGDPELSGGGFLYDSGSHLLDVLLWTLDAEPVSVSATIDEHGTGVDINSALSVELEREDGRVTASAALVGNGPTTPDVGDSLNIYGTDGRVSQDESGVTRTDPGGEPASIPVEGETDFVTLTEAKLENLLDAIRNDSAVAVPPEYGLWAIALAEAAAISAERGERVDVQTLLENARSG; from the coding sequence ATGACACTCACTGTCGCGGGCTTCGGCCTCGGCGGCCTCGGTCAGCTAGAACTCCAGTTGTTCGCGGATATGGACGGCGTCGACGTGATCGCCGGTGCCGATCCGTCCGGAAAGGCCCGAAAGACGTTCGCAAGCGAGTTCGACGCCCCGGCGTACGAGACGACCGACGAACTCCTCGACGAGCACGCGCCGGATATCGTGAACATCGCCTCGATCCACTCGGTCCACCACGAACAGGTACTACAGGCCCTCGACGCCGGGGCGCATGTCCACGTCGAGAAGCCGATGACCACGACCGTCGAGGACGCCGTTACGCTCGTCGATGCCGCTGCGGCGTCGAATCAGCAGGTGCAAGTGGGCTACCAGCGTCACTTCGATCCGCGTTTTCGCGAACTCCGCGAGTGTATCGAGTCGGGGATGATCGGCGAGCCACACTTCGTGGACTGTCACCTCGAACAGGACTGGGTCGACTACGCGAAGACGTGGCGTGGCGATCCCGAGCTATCCGGCGGTGGCTTTCTCTATGACTCGGGCTCGCACCTGCTCGACGTCCTGCTGTGGACGCTCGACGCCGAGCCGGTCTCGGTGAGCGCGACGATCGACGAGCACGGGACGGGCGTCGACATCAACAGCGCGCTCTCCGTGGAACTTGAGCGCGAGGACGGGCGAGTGACCGCGAGCGCCGCGCTCGTGGGCAATGGCCCAACAACGCCGGATGTCGGTGACTCGCTGAACATCTACGGTACTGACGGAAGAGTCTCTCAGGACGAGAGCGGCGTGACGCGAACCGACCCGGGCGGGGAACCGGCGTCGATTCCAGTGGAGGGCGAGACGGACTTCGTCACTCTGACCGAGGCAAAACTGGAGAACCTGCTCGATGCGATCCGCAACGACTCGGCGGTTGCGGTACCGCCCGAGTACGGCCTGTGGGCCATCGCACTCGCCGAGGCGGCAGCCATCTCGGCCGAACGAGGGGAGCGCGTCGACGTGCAGACGCTGCTCGAAAACGCGCGAAGCGGGTAG
- a CDS encoding AbrB/MazE/SpoVT family DNA-binding domain-containing protein, translating to MVQVDAKGRIVLPKELRERLGIAPGTEVEVREEDGKAVVEPEPDPEQVIERMERLVGETGAESDLKPLDDVAPSARRHREAVERGAREGDR from the coding sequence ATGGTTCAGGTCGACGCAAAAGGGCGGATCGTCCTTCCAAAGGAGCTCCGTGAGCGGCTCGGTATCGCGCCCGGTACGGAGGTCGAGGTCCGCGAGGAGGACGGGAAAGCGGTCGTCGAACCGGAACCCGATCCCGAACAGGTCATCGAACGGATGGAGCGACTCGTTGGAGAGACCGGTGCGGAAAGCGACCTGAAGCCGCTTGACGATGTGGCGCCGAGCGCCCGTCGGCACCGCGAGGCCGTGGAGCGTGGTGCGCGCGAGGGCGATCGATGA
- a CDS encoding type II toxin-antitoxin system VapC family toxin, producing the protein MSDGGGPYLFDVGVIALAHTDAPVRDAALSYVHDAIAGKIDAVVPYPALFGAHAVLTTYYGRTNAEAARLLENFMDARRVHWCNRLPEATVRGGFDRARTANVGGWDGYYAQVAIEEGVNTVLTIDDDFEQFDAFETHVILSREEFQELNEFLGE; encoded by the coding sequence ATGAGCGATGGCGGAGGGCCATACCTGTTCGATGTCGGTGTGATCGCGCTGGCACACACCGACGCGCCGGTCCGCGACGCCGCGCTCTCGTACGTCCACGACGCGATCGCGGGCAAAATCGACGCCGTCGTCCCCTACCCCGCGCTGTTCGGTGCCCATGCCGTGCTGACGACCTACTACGGGCGGACGAACGCAGAAGCCGCCCGACTGCTGGAGAACTTCATGGATGCCCGGCGGGTCCACTGGTGTAACCGACTGCCGGAGGCGACGGTCCGCGGCGGCTTCGACCGCGCCCGGACCGCCAACGTCGGCGGCTGGGATGGCTACTACGCACAGGTCGCCATCGAGGAGGGCGTCAACACGGTGTTGACGATCGATGACGACTTCGAGCAGTTCGACGCGTTCGAGACGCACGTAATTCTGTCGAGAGAGGAGTTCCAGGAACTGAACGAGTTTCTCGGGGAGTGA